Proteins encoded by one window of Sphingosinicella sp. BN140058:
- a CDS encoding calcium-binding protein, with translation MAGVQLPLRGSKSSPSLFTAESGLALAAPTQINGTYNDDVLKGTPGDDIIETLSGWNRADGGGGDDVIRGGGGNDRLYGDAGDDTLEGGFGSDVLYGGDGNDRLTGGNSTNWLEGGLGDDVVVGGGWIDIVWIREAGSDTVSTGAGKDQVNYDADVAGDHQVIDTGNDDDRVQIDSRGATTFQVATGAGNDLVRIAHLTAQAEIGLGAGADVVEIKAGALAPGAAIMFTDFQPGAEGDRIDWIDFLGEALVSWDRATNPFGAGYLRLRQVGADSVVEIDRDGTGGASPYQPLFIFNNTNRADFRSTNLGGFLANGAEPLPYVKTGTDAADTLFGTIGHDVIDGAGGDDSIKGGAGNDLLRGGAGVDRIEGEVGDDVVEGGDGNDSLRGGRGNDVVRGQAGHDFLYADAGRDELDGGAGSDWIQIQATDVLAKTARGGAGEDRITIEGANGGDFVIDGGSENDWISLAGLRGTADVTLGAGADVLRLDPSAPALIAAQGSIIVRDLQTGTGGDRLEFIDFLTAAAPTWDGRNPFASGHARLVQSGADTLLQIDADGGGDGFRTIVTFQGRSASAFSSFNLDGFSPTGALPGGSTLTGTQADDTLQGGRGDDVIYGLGGKDVLNGDFGDDQIHGGSGFNHLSGGAGTDRLIGGADGDIIDGGTGDDFLDGGAGDDYLHDDAGSDTIVGGAGNDRIEVRRNGGAGDTIRIEGGDGDDDIIFDVRASPGTVLTADGGAGNDLFETYAMSGDAVLTLGQGSDLIVVGSYADYGERAPVTVTVTDFNRAEGDWLGLKFYDPVQDHYNYDYQTNAFMAGTARLVQAGSDVKIDLLRSSAGDEFVWDTMLILEDADAAPLAFRDIFNSYPIYGSNLNETITSADIPQVVFNMSQGGDDSLTSLGNYNLFYFGGAYTNGDKIVGGSTNGEDRLILQGSYGAESPLVLGGPNINSVDRLELLSGAGVEYYHRAPAGTLYQYDLKILDSLAGVKDIYDFKQEFFVDASTLRVGEGAVVDASAESSVRFIMHGGAGDDRLISGGGSDELQGGGGADVLIGGGDLDSFVYTAVSDSTWTARDRIEGLEDFDLIDLHGIDADGNAANGDTAFRHIGAAAFSGSAGELRVTAAVGTANGWLVEGDTNGDRVGDLSILVVTAPGNEQGLIDFWF, from the coding sequence GTGGCTGGCGTCCAACTCCCCCTCCGTGGCTCGAAATCCTCCCCATCCCTCTTCACGGCCGAAAGCGGGCTCGCTCTCGCCGCGCCGACGCAGATCAACGGCACCTACAACGACGACGTCCTCAAAGGAACGCCCGGCGATGACATCATCGAGACGCTGAGCGGGTGGAATCGCGCCGACGGCGGCGGCGGCGATGACGTCATTCGCGGCGGCGGGGGCAACGATCGGCTATACGGCGACGCGGGCGACGACACGTTGGAAGGCGGGTTCGGAAGCGACGTCCTCTATGGCGGTGACGGCAATGATCGTCTCACGGGCGGTAACTCGACCAACTGGCTGGAAGGCGGCTTGGGCGACGATGTCGTCGTCGGAGGCGGTTGGATCGACATTGTCTGGATTCGCGAAGCGGGTTCGGACACCGTCTCGACCGGAGCCGGCAAGGACCAGGTCAATTACGACGCCGATGTCGCCGGCGATCACCAGGTGATCGACACGGGCAATGATGACGATCGGGTTCAGATCGACTCCCGCGGCGCGACCACCTTTCAGGTCGCCACCGGCGCGGGCAACGACCTCGTCCGGATCGCGCATCTGACGGCGCAAGCCGAGATCGGCCTTGGCGCGGGTGCCGATGTCGTCGAGATCAAGGCCGGCGCCCTCGCCCCCGGGGCGGCGATCATGTTCACGGATTTCCAGCCGGGCGCCGAAGGCGACCGCATCGACTGGATCGACTTTCTCGGCGAGGCGCTCGTCTCCTGGGATCGGGCGACTAACCCATTCGGCGCCGGCTATTTGCGGCTTCGCCAGGTCGGAGCGGATTCCGTGGTTGAGATCGACCGGGACGGCACCGGCGGCGCGAGCCCCTACCAGCCGCTGTTCATCTTCAACAACACCAACCGCGCAGACTTTCGCTCGACCAATCTCGGCGGCTTTCTTGCCAACGGCGCGGAGCCGCTGCCCTATGTGAAGACCGGCACCGACGCGGCCGACACGCTTTTCGGAACGATCGGCCACGACGTGATCGACGGCGCAGGCGGCGACGACTCGATCAAAGGCGGGGCCGGCAATGATCTGCTGCGCGGCGGCGCCGGTGTCGACAGGATCGAGGGCGAAGTCGGCGACGATGTCGTCGAGGGCGGCGACGGCAATGACAGTCTGCGCGGCGGCCGCGGCAACGATGTCGTCCGCGGTCAGGCGGGGCACGATTTCCTGTACGCGGATGCCGGCCGCGATGAGCTGGACGGCGGCGCCGGCAGCGACTGGATCCAGATCCAGGCAACGGATGTTCTCGCCAAGACCGCGCGCGGCGGCGCGGGCGAGGACCGGATCACGATCGAGGGCGCAAATGGCGGCGACTTCGTCATCGACGGCGGCAGCGAGAATGACTGGATCAGCCTCGCCGGGCTGCGCGGCACTGCCGACGTGACCCTGGGTGCCGGTGCGGACGTCTTGCGTCTCGATCCCAGCGCACCGGCATTGATCGCAGCCCAGGGGAGCATCATCGTTCGCGATTTGCAGACCGGTACCGGCGGCGACCGGCTGGAGTTCATCGATTTTCTTACCGCCGCGGCTCCGACGTGGGACGGGCGCAATCCGTTCGCGTCGGGCCACGCCCGTCTCGTCCAGAGCGGCGCCGACACCTTGCTGCAGATCGATGCCGACGGCGGCGGCGACGGCTTCCGCACCATCGTCACCTTCCAGGGCCGCAGCGCCTCGGCATTCTCGAGCTTCAATCTCGACGGCTTTTCTCCGACAGGCGCACTACCCGGCGGGTCGACCCTGACCGGAACCCAGGCGGACGACACGCTGCAGGGCGGACGCGGTGACGACGTGATCTACGGCCTCGGCGGCAAAGATGTCCTCAACGGCGACTTCGGCGACGACCAGATCCATGGCGGCAGCGGCTTCAATCATCTGAGCGGCGGTGCCGGCACGGATCGGCTGATTGGCGGTGCCGACGGCGACATCATCGATGGGGGCACGGGCGACGATTTCCTGGATGGCGGCGCGGGCGATGACTATCTCCATGACGATGCGGGATCGGACACGATCGTCGGGGGCGCCGGCAATGATCGCATCGAAGTGCGGCGCAACGGCGGTGCCGGCGACACGATCCGGATCGAGGGCGGCGACGGAGACGATGACATCATCTTCGATGTCCGCGCCAGCCCGGGCACCGTGCTTACCGCCGATGGCGGCGCGGGCAACGACCTGTTCGAAACGTATGCAATGTCAGGTGATGCGGTTTTGACGCTTGGCCAAGGTAGCGACCTCATCGTGGTCGGTAGCTATGCGGATTATGGAGAGCGAGCGCCGGTGACGGTAACCGTCACGGACTTTAACAGGGCAGAAGGAGACTGGTTAGGCCTGAAGTTCTACGATCCTGTGCAGGATCATTATAACTACGACTACCAAACCAACGCCTTCATGGCAGGGACAGCTCGCCTTGTTCAGGCGGGGAGCGATGTCAAAATAGATCTCCTGCGCAGCTCTGCTGGTGACGAATTCGTCTGGGATACCATGCTGATTCTGGAGGATGCCGATGCTGCTCCGCTGGCCTTTCGTGATATCTTCAACTCTTACCCTATCTACGGTAGCAATCTAAATGAGACCATAACATCCGCAGATATACCTCAGGTCGTGTTCAACATGTCGCAGGGCGGGGATGATAGCCTTACAAGCCTCGGCAATTACAATCTCTTTTATTTTGGCGGTGCCTACACGAATGGCGACAAGATCGTCGGCGGCAGCACTAACGGGGAAGATAGGCTGATCCTCCAGGGAAGTTATGGAGCCGAGTCGCCACTGGTGCTCGGCGGGCCGAACATCAATTCGGTGGATAGACTGGAGTTGCTGTCGGGCGCCGGCGTAGAATATTATCATCGAGCGCCCGCCGGCACGCTGTACCAATATGATTTGAAGATACTCGACTCGCTGGCCGGAGTGAAGGATATCTATGATTTCAAACAGGAATTTTTCGTCGATGCGAGCACGCTCCGCGTCGGTGAGGGTGCAGTGGTTGACGCGTCCGCGGAGAGCAGCGTTCGCTTTATCATGCATGGCGGCGCCGGCGACGATCGCCTGATCTCCGGGGGCGGCAGCGATGAATTGCAGGGCGGCGGCGGTGCCGACGTGCTGATCGGCGGCGGCGACCTCGACAGCTTCGTCTACACGGCAGTCAGCGACTCCACGTGGACCGCGCGCGATCGCATCGAGGGCCTGGAGGATTTCGATCTGATCGATCTCCACGGCATCGACGCCGACGGCAATGCCGCGAATGGCGACACGGCCTTCCGCCACATCGGTGCGGCGGCCTTCAGCGGCAGCGCCGGTGAACTGCGGGTCACGGCGGCTGTCGGCACGGCCAACGGCTGGCTGGTGGAGGGAGACACCAACGGCGACCGGGTGGGCGACCTGTCGATCCTGGTGGTGACGGCACCCGGAAATGAACAGGGACTCATCGACTTCTGGTTCTGA
- a CDS encoding calcium-binding protein: MSAGQPLRRTSNLFATREGDTPALVALATPINGASDDDILKGTAGDDIIEALGGQDRADGGGGNDLIRGGLGNDRLYGDAGEDRLEGGDGIDQLHGGADNDVLIGGAGNDTLYGGDGNDRLEGGSGASNWLEGGLGDDVILGGDQVDIVWIREAGSDTVSTGAGKDQVNYSADVADGDRQMIDTGIDDDRVQIDSRGATTFQIATGAGNDLVRITGLAAQAEIGLGTGTDVVEIKAGGLAAGAVITFTDFQAGADGDRIDWIDFLGGALVGWDRSANPFGAGFLRLRQVGTDSVVEIDRDGTGGATAYQPLLVFKNTNGADFHSANLGGFRADGAEQPAYVKTGTGAAETLSGTIGHDVIDGAGGNDTINGGAGNDRLRGGAGADRIDGEIGDDFVEGGDGNDSLRGGRGTDVILGQEGHDFLYADSGADELDGGAGSDWIQIQATDALTKVARGDAGEDRITIEGANGGDFVIDGGSGNDWISLAGLRGTAYVTLGQDVDVLRLDPSAPDLLLTEGNVIVRDFDTGFYWGSSTGIDGDRLEFVDFLAAAAPTWDGSNPFASGFARLERSGDDTLLQIDANGGGDSFRTIVTFKDLYPFFFTSFNLDGFSQGGSVPAGHSLIGTDADDTLHGGRGNDVIQGLEGFNKLYGDYGDDEIRGGSFYDEIHGEAGADRLYGGAGWDWLYGGAGNDFLDGGEGNDVIRDDSGSDTILGGAGLDSIEVNRSGSASDTIRIDGGADSDTMALNVEGVGDVTIIADGGAGNDLFRINAMTGDAVLTLGSGRDRIEVGGYVPYGERAPVTITVTDFNRAEGDWVDFTHYDPAFNDPQFGDLFAFIGGEARLVQAGEDARIEFVRDWNAELLVWDPIIILENANASDLTRSYWYDSSTVYGTELDETIISERDLSQNFNMSQGGNDYVSGIGPYTEFYFGGAYTDADTIIGGNEYGLDRLILQGNYGVDTPLVLGGANIDSIDRLELLSGSSRAYFHRAPAGTLYQYNFKMLDGMAGPPDSHVDNQTFIVDASTLGAGEAAIVDASAETYVSYIMRGGAGDDRFIGGGGGDELRGGGGADQLFGGSNVDRFVYTAASDSTAAARDLIGGFTADLIDLSAIDADGDAANGDTAFRHIGAAAFSGSAGELRVTAAGGTPNGWLVEGDTDGDGVGDLSILVVTEPGNQLGASSFWF; the protein is encoded by the coding sequence ATGTCCGCTGGCCAACCGCTTCGCCGTACATCCAACCTCTTCGCGACCAGGGAAGGCGACACTCCAGCGCTTGTGGCACTCGCAACGCCGATCAACGGCGCCTCGGACGACGACATCCTCAAAGGCACCGCCGGCGATGATATCATCGAGGCGCTCGGCGGGCAGGACCGTGCCGACGGCGGCGGCGGCAATGACCTCATCCGCGGCGGCCTCGGCAACGATCGGCTCTATGGCGATGCGGGCGAGGACAGGCTGGAAGGCGGCGACGGCATCGATCAGCTCCACGGCGGCGCCGACAACGATGTCCTGATCGGCGGCGCGGGCAACGACACGCTCTATGGCGGGGACGGGAACGATCGCCTGGAGGGCGGCAGCGGCGCCTCGAACTGGCTCGAGGGCGGGCTCGGTGACGACGTCATCCTCGGCGGCGACCAGGTCGACATCGTCTGGATCCGCGAAGCAGGTTCGGACACCGTCTCGACCGGCGCCGGCAAGGACCAAGTGAACTACAGCGCCGATGTCGCCGATGGCGATCGCCAGATGATCGACACGGGCATTGACGACGATAGGGTTCAGATCGACTCGCGCGGCGCGACGACCTTCCAGATCGCGACCGGCGCGGGCAACGATCTCGTCCGGATCACCGGCCTTGCGGCGCAGGCGGAGATCGGCCTCGGCACCGGCACCGACGTAGTCGAGATCAAGGCCGGCGGTTTGGCTGCGGGCGCAGTGATCACCTTCACGGATTTCCAGGCGGGCGCCGACGGCGATCGGATCGACTGGATCGATTTCCTGGGTGGAGCGCTGGTCGGCTGGGATCGGTCGGCCAACCCCTTCGGCGCCGGTTTCCTGCGGCTTCGGCAGGTCGGGACGGATTCCGTCGTCGAGATCGATCGGGACGGCACAGGGGGCGCCACCGCCTACCAGCCGCTGCTTGTCTTCAAGAACACCAATGGTGCGGACTTCCACTCGGCCAATCTCGGCGGCTTCCGGGCCGACGGCGCCGAGCAGCCGGCTTACGTGAAGACCGGCACCGGTGCGGCCGAAACGCTCTCGGGCACGATCGGTCACGATGTGATCGACGGCGCCGGCGGGAACGACACGATCAACGGCGGGGCAGGCAACGACAGGCTGCGCGGCGGCGCGGGTGCGGACAGGATCGACGGCGAGATCGGCGACGATTTCGTCGAGGGCGGCGACGGCAATGACAGCCTGCGCGGCGGGCGCGGCACCGATGTCATCCTGGGTCAGGAAGGGCACGACTTCCTCTACGCGGACTCCGGCGCCGACGAACTCGACGGCGGCGCCGGCAGCGACTGGATCCAGATCCAGGCAACGGATGCTCTCACCAAGGTTGCGCGCGGCGACGCGGGCGAGGACCGGATCACGATCGAGGGCGCAAATGGCGGCGACTTCGTCATCGACGGCGGCAGCGGGAATGATTGGATCAGCCTCGCCGGGCTGCGCGGCACCGCCTACGTGACCCTGGGGCAAGATGTCGACGTCTTGCGGCTCGATCCGAGCGCACCGGATTTGCTCTTGACCGAGGGGAACGTCATCGTTCGCGATTTTGATACCGGCTTCTACTGGGGCTCTTCTACGGGCATCGACGGCGACCGCCTGGAGTTCGTCGATTTCCTCGCCGCTGCGGCGCCGACGTGGGACGGAAGCAATCCCTTCGCGTCGGGCTTCGCCCGCCTCGAACGGAGCGGCGACGACACGTTGCTGCAGATCGACGCGAATGGCGGCGGCGACAGCTTTCGCACGATCGTTACCTTCAAGGATCTATACCCCTTTTTCTTCACGAGCTTCAACCTCGACGGCTTCTCCCAGGGCGGTAGCGTGCCGGCCGGACACTCTCTGATCGGCACCGATGCCGACGACACCCTGCATGGCGGCCGTGGCAATGACGTCATCCAGGGCCTTGAGGGCTTCAACAAGCTCTACGGCGATTATGGCGATGACGAGATCCGGGGTGGAAGCTTCTACGACGAGATTCACGGCGAGGCCGGTGCGGATCGTCTGTACGGCGGCGCGGGATGGGACTGGCTGTATGGCGGTGCCGGTAACGACTTTCTCGATGGCGGCGAAGGCAACGACGTCATCCGGGACGATAGCGGGTCCGATACGATCCTTGGCGGTGCCGGCCTCGACAGCATCGAGGTGAATCGAAGCGGCAGCGCATCGGACACGATCCGGATCGACGGCGGCGCCGACAGCGACACCATGGCGCTCAACGTAGAGGGTGTCGGCGACGTCACGATCATTGCCGATGGTGGTGCCGGAAATGACCTGTTTCGAATAAATGCGATGACCGGCGATGCCGTGCTGACACTCGGTTCGGGCCGCGACCGCATCGAGGTGGGCGGCTACGTGCCGTACGGGGAGCGAGCGCCTGTCACGATCACCGTCACGGACTTCAACCGCGCAGAGGGAGACTGGGTCGACTTCACGCATTATGATCCGGCGTTCAACGATCCCCAGTTCGGTGACTTGTTTGCATTCATCGGCGGCGAGGCCCGTCTTGTCCAAGCTGGCGAAGATGCACGTATTGAATTTGTTCGCGACTGGAACGCAGAATTGCTCGTCTGGGATCCGATCATCATCCTTGAGAATGCGAACGCCTCGGACCTCACTCGAAGCTATTGGTACGACTCCAGTACAGTCTATGGCACGGAACTAGACGAGACGATTATTTCCGAAAGAGACCTTTCGCAGAATTTTAACATGTCTCAAGGTGGAAACGATTATGTCTCCGGAATTGGCCCGTACACCGAATTTTACTTCGGGGGCGCCTACACCGATGCCGATACGATCATCGGAGGAAACGAATACGGCCTCGATCGGCTGATCCTGCAGGGCAATTACGGCGTGGATACTCCCTTGGTTCTCGGAGGAGCGAATATCGATTCCATCGATCGACTGGAACTGCTTTCAGGGAGCAGCAGGGCATATTTTCATCGAGCGCCGGCCGGGACACTGTACCAATACAATTTCAAGATGCTGGACGGCATGGCCGGGCCACCTGACTCACACGTTGATAATCAAACCTTCATCGTGGACGCGAGCACGCTTGGCGCCGGTGAAGCGGCGATCGTCGATGCTTCCGCCGAAACCTACGTCTCGTACATCATGCGTGGTGGTGCCGGCGACGATCGCTTCATCGGCGGCGGTGGCGGCGATGAATTGCGGGGCGGCGGCGGCGCCGACCAGCTGTTCGGCGGCAGCAACGTCGACAGGTTCGTCTACACCGCAGCGAGCGACTCGACGGCGGCAGCGCGCGATCTCATCGGGGGATTTACCGCGGATCTGATCGATCTCAGCGCAATCGACGCCGACGGCGATGCCGCGAATGGCGACACTGCGTTCCGCCACATCGGTGCGGCCGCCTTCAGCGGCAGCGCCGGTGAACTGCGGGTCACGGCAGCTGGCGGGACGCCCAACGGCTGGCTGGTGGAGGGCGACACCGACGGCGATGGTGTCGGCGATCTGTCGATCCTGGTCGTGACAGAGCCGGGAAATCAGCTCGGCGCTAGCAGCTTCTGGTTCTGA
- a CDS encoding calcium-binding protein: MSAGQLLRRTSNLFAAKEADTAALGAFPTQVNGTSTDDVLKGTAGDDIIEALGAQDRADGGDGNDVIRGGAGHDRLYGDAGEDRLEGGDGTDQLYGGADNDILIGGAGNDLLYGGAGNDRLEGGSGASNWLEGGLGDDVILGGDQVDIVWIREAGSDSVSTGAGKDQVNYSADVAGDHQVIDTGIDDDRVQIDSRGATTFQIATGAGNDLVRITGLAAQAEIGLGAGTDVVEIKAGGLAAGAVITFTDFQPGADGDRIDWIDFLGQALASWDRSTNPFGAGFLRLRQVGSDSVVEIDRDGTGGAGAYQPLFVLKNTNGADFRSTNLGGFRADGAEQPAYVKTGTDAAETFSGTTGHDVIDGAGGNDTVGGGAGNDLLRGGAGADRIDGEVGDDLVEGGDGDDNLRGGRGNDVVRGHAGHDFLYADAGRDELDGGAGSDWIQIQATDAFTKTALGGAGEDRITIEGAEGGDFVIDGGSENDWISLSGLGGTAYVNMGAGADVLRLEPNAPERLAIEGGVVVGDFEAGAAGDRLEFVDFLSAAAPMWDGSNPFASGHVRLMQSGADALLQVDTDGGADSFRTIVTFQGRSASTFSSFNLDGFSPTGAVPAGRALIGTDAGDTLSGGRGNDVIDGLNGNDMLRGDLGDDELRGGGSSDELYGGAGSDRLLGGDGGDRLDGGAGDDVLDGGGGNDVIRDDFGSDTIRGGAGADRIDVIRDGHASDTIVIDGGNDDDVITLDVDSIGGGVSVIADGGAGNDYFNIQGMSGNAVVTLGEGRDTIRAAGYAPYGDRSPITVTVKDFKYGEDRFDLSSYDPKMAGDYRFGETWVWLYGPARIVQAGDDTKIEFLRGREGDAYAWDTVFILEDVDATPFVHTFMTDASPIYGSALNEVIVAEEGRTAIFNMSQGGDDSLTANGLHSRFYFGGAYTEADTIVGVSGSSEDLFILQGNYGQDAPLVLGYENMKYIDDMRLLSASKTDFFHLAAAGTSYHYNLKLLDSLAVPSDDNPYFWDFEVDASSLGTSETAAVDASDEASMRYVMRGGGGDDRFVGGAGDDQLVGGGGSDRLSGGAGSDTFKYLAASESTAVKRDVITDFAKGDRIDVQFDAVDDGRNSYERFHFIGTAAFSGTAGELRANYGPGPEYGWLVEGDTNGDGAADLSILVLTTRGYQMTTADFWF; encoded by the coding sequence GTGTCCGCTGGTCAACTGCTTCGCCGTACATCCAATCTCTTCGCGGCCAAGGAAGCCGACACTGCAGCTCTTGGCGCATTCCCGACGCAGGTCAACGGCACCTCCACCGACGATGTCCTCAAGGGAACGGCCGGCGATGACATCATCGAGGCGCTCGGCGCGCAGGATCGCGCCGACGGCGGGGACGGCAACGACGTCATCCGCGGCGGTGCGGGGCACGACCGGCTGTACGGCGACGCGGGTGAGGACCGTCTGGAAGGCGGCGACGGCACCGATCAGCTCTACGGCGGCGCCGACAACGACATTCTGATCGGCGGGGCGGGCAACGATCTCCTCTATGGCGGCGCGGGCAACGATCGTCTCGAGGGCGGTAGCGGCGCCTCGAACTGGCTCGAAGGCGGTCTCGGCGATGACGTCATCCTCGGCGGCGATCAGGTCGACATCGTCTGGATTCGCGAAGCGGGTTCGGACTCCGTCTCGACCGGAGCCGGCAAGGACCAGGTGAACTACAGCGCCGATGTCGCCGGCGATCACCAGGTCATCGACACAGGCATTGACGACGATCGGGTTCAGATCGACTCGCGGGGCGCGACAACCTTCCAGATCGCAACCGGCGCGGGCAACGACCTCGTCCGGATCACCGGCCTTGCGGCGCAGGCGGAGATCGGCCTCGGCGCCGGCACCGACGTAGTCGAGATCAAGGCCGGCGGTTTGGCTGCGGGCGCGGTGATCACCTTTACCGATTTCCAGCCGGGTGCGGACGGCGATCGGATCGACTGGATCGATTTCCTCGGACAGGCGCTGGCCTCCTGGGATCGATCGACAAACCCGTTCGGCGCCGGCTTCCTGCGCCTCCGGCAGGTCGGATCGGACTCGGTCGTCGAAATCGACCGGGACGGCACCGGCGGTGCCGGGGCCTATCAGCCGTTGTTCGTCCTCAAGAACACCAATGGTGCGGACTTCCGCTCGACCAATCTCGGCGGCTTCCGGGCCGACGGCGCCGAGCAGCCTGCTTATGTGAAGACCGGCACCGATGCGGCCGAGACTTTCTCCGGCACGACCGGCCATGACGTGATCGACGGCGCTGGCGGCAACGACACGGTCGGCGGCGGGGCGGGCAACGATCTGCTGCGCGGCGGCGCCGGCGCGGACAGGATCGACGGCGAAGTCGGCGACGATCTCGTCGAGGGCGGCGACGGCGATGACAACCTGCGCGGCGGCCGCGGCAACGATGTCGTTCGCGGCCACGCTGGACATGACTTCCTTTATGCGGATGCCGGGCGCGACGAACTCGATGGCGGTGCCGGCAGCGATTGGATCCAGATCCAGGCTACGGACGCCTTCACCAAGACCGCGCTCGGCGGTGCCGGTGAGGATCGGATCACGATCGAGGGCGCTGAGGGCGGCGACTTCGTCATCGACGGTGGCAGCGAAAACGACTGGATCAGCCTGAGCGGCCTCGGCGGCACTGCGTATGTGAACATGGGTGCGGGTGCGGACGTCCTCCGGCTTGAGCCGAACGCACCGGAGCGCCTGGCAATCGAGGGCGGCGTCGTCGTCGGCGACTTCGAAGCCGGCGCCGCCGGCGACCGGCTGGAGTTTGTCGATTTCCTCAGCGCCGCGGCTCCGATGTGGGACGGGAGCAATCCGTTCGCCTCGGGCCATGTTCGGCTCATGCAGAGTGGCGCCGATGCTCTGCTGCAAGTCGATACCGACGGCGGCGCCGACAGCTTCCGGACGATCGTCACCTTTCAGGGCCGCAGCGCCTCCACATTCTCCAGCTTCAATCTCGACGGCTTTTCACCGACCGGCGCGGTTCCGGCCGGACGCGCCCTGATCGGCACCGACGCGGGCGACACTCTCAGCGGCGGCCGCGGCAACGACGTGATCGATGGCTTGAACGGCAACGACATGCTCCGCGGCGATCTCGGCGACGACGAGCTGCGCGGCGGTGGCTCCTCGGACGAACTCTATGGCGGGGCCGGTAGCGACCGGCTGCTTGGCGGGGACGGCGGGGACCGCCTCGACGGCGGTGCCGGCGATGACGTTCTCGACGGCGGCGGCGGCAACGATGTCATTCGCGACGATTTCGGTTCGGACACCATTCGTGGAGGCGCCGGTGCGGACCGAATTGACGTCATCCGGGACGGTCACGCCTCGGACACGATCGTGATCGACGGCGGCAACGACGACGACGTCATTACGTTGGATGTCGACAGCATCGGCGGCGGCGTGTCGGTGATTGCCGATGGCGGTGCCGGAAACGATTATTTCAACATTCAGGGGATGAGCGGCAACGCCGTAGTTACGCTGGGAGAGGGGCGCGACACGATCCGGGCTGCCGGCTACGCCCCTTATGGTGATCGAAGTCCGATCACGGTTACCGTCAAGGACTTCAAATATGGCGAAGACAGGTTCGATCTGAGTTCCTACGACCCCAAGATGGCGGGAGACTACAGGTTCGGGGAAACCTGGGTGTGGCTCTACGGTCCCGCTCGCATCGTTCAGGCGGGCGATGATACCAAGATCGAGTTCCTCCGGGGTCGCGAGGGCGATGCATATGCATGGGACACCGTCTTTATCCTCGAAGATGTCGATGCCACGCCCTTCGTTCATACCTTTATGACGGATGCGAGCCCCATCTATGGTTCCGCGTTGAACGAGGTGATCGTCGCTGAAGAAGGCCGGACCGCTATCTTCAACATGTCTCAAGGTGGAGACGATAGCCTCACCGCCAATGGTTTGCACAGCCGCTTCTATTTCGGGGGAGCATATACCGAAGCTGATACGATCGTGGGCGTTAGCGGATCGAGCGAGGATCTCTTCATACTTCAGGGCAACTATGGGCAGGATGCGCCTCTGGTGCTTGGTTATGAGAATATGAAATACATCGACGATATGAGACTGCTCTCGGCGTCCAAGACCGATTTCTTCCATCTGGCGGCGGCCGGAACATCGTACCACTATAATTTGAAGCTGCTGGATAGTCTGGCTGTACCGAGCGACGACAACCCGTATTTCTGGGACTTCGAGGTCGATGCGAGCAGCCTCGGCACGAGTGAAACCGCTGCTGTGGACGCATCCGACGAGGCGAGCATGCGCTACGTCATGCGTGGCGGCGGCGGTGACGACCGCTTCGTCGGCGGCGCCGGCGACGATCAACTGGTCGGGGGTGGAGGAAGCGACCGTCTTTCCGGCGGCGCAGGCAGCGATACTTTTAAATATCTCGCTGCGAGCGAATCGACGGCCGTCAAGCGCGACGTCATTACAGATTTCGCCAAGGGCGACCGGATCGATGTTCAGTTCGACGCCGTGGACGACGGACGAAACTCCTACGAGCGATTCCACTTCATCGGCACCGCCGCGTTCAGCGGCACCGCAGGCGAGCTTCGGGCGAACTATGGCCCGGGTCCGGAATATGGCTGGCTGGTCGAAGGCGACACCAACGGTGACGGCGCGGCCGATCTCTCGATCCTCGTCCTGACGACCCGCGGCTATCAGATGACCACTGCCGACTTCTGGTTCTGA